ACCCGCGCTATCCCTACAAGCCGCCCGTACCCCTCACGGTGGCGATCAACCCCGAATACGACGCTCTCGACGACAGGACGGTGGTCATCAACGAGGGATGCCTTTCGGTCCCGCTGCGAGGTGAGCTCGAACGCCGCGTCAACCTCTGCGTCCGCTATACCGACCGCCACGGGATCGATCATGAACGGGTCCTGCGCGGCCTCACCGCCGGGACCTGGCAGCACGAGTGCGATCACCTCGACGGTGTCCTGGTGGTCGACCGGATCGACCCCACGACGCTCAGCACCTGGGAGGAGTTCGACCGGCATCACCGTGACCCTTTCGTCGAGCGCATCACCCGCTTCGTGGCCGAGGTGGGCTCGTGAGCAACCGCTACTGGTGCGAGTTGGCTTGGCTGGGCGGCCCGACGGCCACCCCCGGAGTCCTGATCGAAGTGGACGGTGACCGCATCGTCGGGGTCTCACCCGGCCACGCCTCGCCTCCCCAGGACGCCGTCGAACTGCCCGGCCTGACCCTCCCCGCACTGGCCAACGCCCACAGCCATGCCTTCCACCGGGCATTGCGGGGCCGGACCCATGGCGGTGAAGGAACGTTCTGGACGTGGCGCGACCTGATGTACGGCGTGGCCGCCAACCTCGATCCGCAGAACTACTACCGGCTCGCCCGGGCGACTTTCGCCGAGATGGCGCTGGCGGGAATAGGCGTGGTGGGCGAGTTCCACTACGTCCACCACCGGCCCGGAGGGGACCCTTATGACGACCCGAACGCCTTCGGGGCGAGCCTGGTGGCCGCGGCGCGCGACGCCGGAGTCCGCCTGACCCTGCTCGACACGCTGTACCTGCACGGGGGGTTCGCCCCCTGGTCGGGATCCGGGTACGCCCCACTGCGTCCCGAACAGGCCCGGTTCAGCGACAGGTCGGTCCACGCCTGGACACGTCGGGTCGAGAGACTGCGGGCGACTGTTCCCGGACCGGGCACCAGGG
The window above is part of the bacterium genome. Proteins encoded here:
- a CDS encoding peptide deformylase, which gives rise to MTVRRILSIGDPALRVRAGEVSRRDIPLPETQDLIDDLIDTMRHANGSGIAATQIGERVRIMVMEVDDNPRYPYKPPVPLTVAINPEYDALDDRTVVINEGCLSVPLRGELERRVNLCVRYTDRHGIDHERVLRGLTAGTWQHECDHLDGVLVVDRIDPTTLSTWEEFDRHHRDPFVERITRFVAEVGS